The Streptomyces luteogriseus genome includes a window with the following:
- a CDS encoding 2'-5' RNA ligase family protein: MRTVELLLDEAAEQAVREAWRRLADAGLPSQARHRSPTNSPHLTLAACPELTAPIRWELAEVAAALPLPVRCTGVVRFERPTSVLAWALDLDPPLAALHRRVWEAVASDSPPATLNPFHEPGRWAPHITLGRTRRAGAFAGRRVPELLPAPPLSIRLTTLRSYDTQTGALEVLQPRP; the protein is encoded by the coding sequence GTGCGCACGGTCGAGCTCTTGTTGGACGAGGCGGCTGAGCAAGCGGTCCGGGAGGCCTGGCGGAGGCTCGCGGACGCGGGGCTGCCCAGCCAGGCACGTCACCGCTCACCGACCAACAGCCCGCACCTGACTCTGGCCGCGTGCCCGGAACTGACCGCCCCGATCCGCTGGGAACTCGCCGAGGTGGCCGCCGCCCTGCCGCTGCCGGTGCGGTGCACCGGCGTGGTCCGCTTCGAGCGGCCCACCTCGGTGCTGGCCTGGGCGCTGGACCTCGACCCCCCGCTGGCCGCGCTGCACCGCCGGGTGTGGGAGGCGGTGGCCTCGGACAGCCCGCCCGCGACCCTCAACCCCTTCCACGAACCCGGGCGTTGGGCCCCGCACATCACCCTCGGCCGGACCCGCCGAGCCGGTGCCTTCGCGGGCCGGCGGGTCCCCGAGCTGCTGCCGGCACCACCGCTGTCCATCCGGCTCACCACCCTGCGCAGCTACGACACCCAAACCGGCGCCCTGGAGGTGCTGCAACCTCGCCCCTGA
- a CDS encoding fused MFS/spermidine synthase, protein MSLVTDPSSSPAAEGEPGRAGLGPRAAAMLVFGSSAAVLVVEIVALRLLAPYLGLTLETSTMVIGIALTAIAFGSWLGGHIADQVDPRRLIGPSLGVSGAVVALTPSVLRTTAEWAPAVLLVIASLTILVPGALLSAVTPFVTKLRLTNLAETGAVVGRLSGVGTVGAIVGTVLTGFVLVSRLPVSAILLGLGALLVAGSAWVEWRTRGWRGTPALTLVVLAGGLGVTVAPGGCDVETKYHCARVVADSAGGDGRTLVLDGLRHSYVDVDDPTRLKFEYVRAIASAVDAAFPRGAPLAAHHLGGGGLTLPRYLAATRPGTRSLVSEIDGGVVGINRERLGLPSQAGIGVRVEDGRLGLRRLDTGSRDLVVGDAFGGVSVPWHLTTVEAMTDVRRVLVEDGLYVANLIDHGGMDFARAEVATLGETFEHVAVLGEPADIGQGPTAGSRGGNLVVLASDRPLDLRATQKELDARQTGWKITTGGDLGSWTGDAPPLTDDHAPVDQLLQPHGPQTGE, encoded by the coding sequence ATGTCGCTCGTGACCGACCCGTCTTCGTCGCCCGCCGCCGAGGGCGAGCCGGGCCGTGCCGGTCTGGGCCCCCGTGCCGCCGCGATGCTGGTGTTCGGTTCATCGGCAGCGGTTCTGGTGGTCGAGATCGTCGCGCTGCGGCTGCTCGCTCCCTACCTCGGCCTGACCCTCGAGACCAGCACCATGGTGATCGGCATCGCGCTCACCGCCATAGCCTTCGGCTCCTGGCTGGGCGGGCACATCGCGGATCAGGTCGATCCCCGTCGGCTCATCGGCCCCTCGCTCGGAGTGTCCGGAGCGGTCGTGGCGCTCACCCCGTCCGTCCTGCGCACCACAGCGGAGTGGGCACCAGCGGTGCTCCTGGTGATCGCGTCCCTGACCATCCTGGTGCCGGGCGCGCTGCTCTCCGCGGTGACGCCGTTCGTGACGAAGCTGCGTCTCACCAACCTGGCGGAGACCGGCGCGGTGGTCGGCCGCCTGTCCGGAGTCGGTACCGTCGGCGCCATCGTCGGCACCGTACTCACCGGCTTCGTCCTCGTCTCGAGGTTGCCGGTCAGCGCGATACTGCTCGGCCTCGGTGCACTGTTGGTGGCCGGCTCGGCGTGGGTCGAGTGGCGAACGCGCGGGTGGCGTGGCACCCCCGCCCTGACACTGGTGGTCCTGGCCGGCGGCCTCGGCGTCACCGTCGCACCCGGAGGCTGCGACGTGGAGACCAAGTACCACTGCGCACGTGTCGTCGCGGACTCCGCCGGAGGCGACGGCCGCACGCTCGTTCTGGACGGCCTGCGGCACTCCTACGTCGACGTCGACGACCCGACCCGTCTGAAGTTCGAGTACGTGCGCGCCATCGCGTCGGCAGTGGACGCCGCCTTTCCGCGAGGTGCACCACTGGCCGCTCACCATCTGGGCGGCGGCGGACTCACCCTGCCCCGTTACCTCGCGGCCACGCGGCCCGGCACGCGCAGCCTCGTCTCCGAGATCGACGGCGGGGTCGTGGGCATCAACCGCGAGCGACTCGGACTGCCGTCCCAGGCCGGCATCGGCGTGCGCGTCGAGGACGGCAGGCTGGGGCTGCGGCGCCTGGACACCGGCAGCCGTGACCTAGTCGTCGGCGACGCCTTCGGAGGCGTGAGCGTGCCGTGGCACCTCACCACGGTGGAAGCGATGACCGACGTACGGCGGGTACTCGTCGAGGACGGGCTGTACGTCGCCAACCTCATCGATCACGGTGGTATGGACTTCGCCCGCGCCGAAGTGGCCACCCTGGGTGAGACCTTCGAGCACGTCGCCGTCCTCGGCGAACCCGCTGACATCGGCCAGGGCCCGACGGCCGGTTCCAGGGGCGGCAACCTGGTGGTGCTCGCCTCCGACCGACCGCTCGACCTCCGCGCGACGCAGAAGGAGCTGGACGCCCGGCAGACCGGCTGGAAGATCACCACCGGCGGGGACCTCGGCTCCTGGACCGGCGACGCCCCACCGCTCACCGACGATCACGCACCCGTCGACCAACTCCTGCAGCCGCACGGTCCGCAGACCGGCGAGTGA
- a CDS encoding MerR family transcriptional regulator: MLMSFMPPRQVKIGDAAAFVGTTPRAIRHYHEIGLLPEPERGGDDRRRYGYEDMIRLLWIRKTADAGIALDDIRDAFTTGTASAGADSGDGIAGVLERLEETLAEQEAELRRQRTAVQRMRTEGSRMGLLSEFVTDRLKSLPEGSLRQADLDSLLVTERILGPLGAAVQTARFVVLATHPTLREDSDRIDDAEEALDDSVAVDDPRVAQVAVERHAFESALRAVIEESGLAKDDDALFDAWDTMHPATADDGEGEAVIGSGRREADSMSAFEAIGKMPYDFSPARLRCMELAEELSAQEPPAT, translated from the coding sequence CTGCTCATGTCCTTCATGCCACCTCGCCAGGTCAAGATCGGTGACGCGGCGGCCTTCGTCGGCACCACGCCGCGGGCGATTCGCCATTACCACGAGATCGGCCTGCTCCCCGAGCCTGAGCGGGGCGGCGACGACCGGCGCCGCTACGGGTACGAGGACATGATCCGACTGCTGTGGATTCGCAAGACGGCCGACGCCGGGATCGCCCTGGACGACATCCGTGACGCCTTTACCACCGGCACGGCTTCCGCCGGTGCGGACAGCGGAGACGGTATCGCGGGCGTCCTGGAGCGGCTGGAGGAAACCCTCGCCGAGCAGGAGGCGGAATTGCGGCGGCAGCGGACCGCTGTGCAGCGGATGCGCACCGAAGGCAGCCGGATGGGCCTGCTCTCCGAATTCGTCACCGACCGTCTCAAGAGTCTGCCCGAGGGCTCCCTGCGTCAGGCGGACCTGGACAGTCTGCTGGTCACTGAGCGGATCCTCGGCCCGCTCGGCGCGGCCGTCCAGACCGCCCGCTTCGTCGTCCTGGCTACGCATCCCACTCTGCGGGAGGACTCCGACCGCATCGATGACGCCGAGGAGGCACTCGATGACAGCGTCGCCGTCGATGATCCGCGGGTGGCTCAGGTGGCCGTCGAGCGGCACGCCTTCGAAAGCGCCCTGCGGGCCGTCATCGAGGAGTCGGGCCTGGCGAAGGACGACGATGCCCTCTTCGACGCCTGGGACACCATGCACCCTGCTACCGCCGATGACGGCGAGGGCGAGGCCGTCATCGGCTCCGGCAGGCGGGAGGCTGACTCCATGAGCGCGTTCGAAGCCATCGGCAAGATGCCCTACGACTTCTCCCCAGCCCGCCTGCGCTGTATGGAACTGGCCGAAGAACTATCCGCCCAAGAGCCACCCGCCACCTGA
- a CDS encoding alpha-L-rhamnosidase: MLGLLTGFVVLAVLGGVTVLPTPLSPAAAAAGVPLAVRALSTNSRTNPLGIGGEAPVFGWQLASDRRATAQQAYEIQVGRGPGAADVWSSGKVRSGRQVDVEYGGPPLKSATRYHWRVRAWDDKGAVSRWSADAYFETGLLDAGDWDGAQWITRPGAPSELDQWTDYAATVRFTLDSGAFGMFLRAPDTANGYMWQVNVTAASPTLRLHKQVKGTYSVVKEVDLAPYGFTNASLLADRHTVRYDVAGDTIRTTLDGRLVSTFTDSTFAKGYIGFRTHACCGERGTVHDAVVTGADGSTLLDTDFASGRNPFSGGDIANSALAVSGTTDALYGPDVRPMPLLRKAFATEPGKKVASARVYASALGVYALEINGRPVGDQVLAPGWTDYHRRIQSQTYDVTKLLNRGDNAIGASLANGWWAGKVGLGWSRQYGDTPALVAKMRVAYTDGSVQWIATDGSWKAAEGPYVKADLQDGETYDARLKPAGWSRAGFDDAGWETAATVESRTARLVPQSDEPVRETQVLRARKMTEPGSGTYVYDLGQNMVGVSRLTLTGSSGRTAKIRYAEVLNKDGTLYTDNFRSAKVTDRYVFADSGTVTYEPAFTQHGFRYIEITGVDSPPALTDVQGVVWGSDLPSTGTLETSDGMLDQLVSNISWSQRGNFLSIPTDTPARDERLGWTGDISLFAPTANYLVDTRAFLSHWMTDVRNSQHANGDLPAVVPTPQGQFAESGVGWSDVMITVPYHVWRSYGDTRILRDNYPAMRRFFQFVRESAGADLLEPGRTTFFTNDWLHLDDPTEQGVLGTAYYAENARMMAETADALGDESAASDYRKLSADIRHAFTRAYVSADGTVQGNSQTGYAMALGMDLVADPALVGKVGERFVAKLALTGYHLRTGFIGTPLLLPALSRIGRDDLAYTMLLHKDYPSWGYEIEKGGTTMWERWNSIMPDGEFGPVDMNSFNHYAYGAVGDWMFQNIGGLSALEPGYKRSRIAPVPGGSLTRGSGSLHTVHGLLSSRWTSRNSVFSLRVTVPVNTVAEVHVPAGTRRAVTEGGRPADRAAGVRFLRMEDGAAVFQVGSGTYDFVAGADSR, from the coding sequence ATGCTCGGTCTCCTTACGGGCTTCGTCGTACTCGCGGTACTCGGCGGCGTGACCGTGCTGCCCACTCCCCTGTCACCAGCGGCGGCGGCCGCGGGCGTTCCCCTCGCCGTGCGGGCCCTGAGCACCAACAGCCGGACGAACCCCCTCGGCATCGGCGGTGAAGCCCCGGTGTTCGGATGGCAGCTGGCGTCGGACCGGCGGGCGACGGCACAACAGGCCTATGAGATACAGGTCGGCCGCGGACCGGGGGCCGCCGACGTGTGGTCGTCCGGCAAGGTGAGGTCCGGCCGGCAGGTCGACGTCGAGTACGGCGGCCCGCCCCTGAAGTCGGCCACTCGCTACCACTGGCGCGTCCGGGCCTGGGACGACAAGGGAGCGGTGAGCCGGTGGAGCGCGGACGCGTACTTCGAGACCGGCCTGCTGGACGCCGGTGACTGGGACGGCGCGCAGTGGATCACGCGCCCCGGCGCTCCGAGTGAGCTGGACCAGTGGACCGACTACGCCGCGACCGTTCGGTTCACGCTCGACAGCGGCGCCTTCGGCATGTTCCTGCGCGCTCCCGACACGGCCAACGGCTACATGTGGCAGGTCAACGTCACGGCCGCGAGCCCGACGCTGAGACTGCACAAGCAGGTCAAGGGCACGTACAGCGTCGTCAAGGAAGTAGACCTCGCCCCCTACGGTTTCACCAACGCATCCCTCCTCGCCGACCGGCACACCGTGCGCTACGACGTGGCGGGCGACACGATCAGGACGACACTGGACGGCAGGCTCGTCAGCACCTTCACCGACTCCACGTTCGCCAAGGGCTACATCGGTTTCCGCACCCACGCCTGCTGCGGTGAGCGGGGGACGGTCCATGACGCCGTCGTGACCGGCGCCGACGGCAGCACTCTGCTCGACACCGACTTCGCCTCCGGCCGGAACCCCTTCTCCGGCGGTGACATCGCCAACTCCGCCCTCGCGGTCTCCGGCACCACGGACGCCCTGTACGGTCCCGACGTCCGGCCGATGCCCTTGCTCCGCAAGGCCTTCGCGACCGAACCCGGCAAGAAGGTCGCCTCCGCACGGGTCTACGCCTCCGCTCTCGGCGTCTACGCGCTGGAGATCAACGGCAGGCCGGTCGGCGACCAAGTGCTCGCCCCGGGCTGGACCGACTACCACCGGCGCATCCAGTCCCAGACCTACGACGTCACGAAACTGCTCAACAGGGGCGACAACGCGATCGGCGCCTCGCTGGCGAACGGCTGGTGGGCCGGCAAGGTCGGGCTCGGCTGGAGCCGCCAGTACGGCGACACTCCGGCGCTCGTGGCCAAGATGCGCGTTGCCTACACCGACGGCTCCGTGCAATGGATCGCCACGGACGGCTCGTGGAAGGCGGCCGAGGGACCTTACGTGAAGGCCGACCTCCAGGACGGTGAGACGTATGACGCCCGTCTGAAGCCGGCGGGCTGGAGCCGCGCCGGATTCGACGACGCCGGCTGGGAGACGGCGGCGACGGTGGAGTCACGCACCGCCCGGCTCGTCCCGCAGAGCGACGAGCCGGTGCGCGAGACCCAGGTTCTCAGGGCCCGGAAGATGACCGAGCCCGGCTCCGGGACCTACGTGTACGACCTCGGCCAGAACATGGTCGGCGTGTCCCGGCTGACCCTCACCGGCTCCTCCGGCCGGACCGCGAAGATCCGTTACGCCGAGGTGCTCAACAAGGACGGCACCCTCTACACCGACAACTTCCGCAGCGCCAAGGTCACCGACCGCTATGTCTTCGCCGACTCCGGAACGGTCACCTACGAGCCCGCCTTCACCCAGCACGGGTTCCGCTACATCGAGATCACCGGCGTGGACTCACCACCCGCGCTCACCGACGTTCAGGGCGTCGTCTGGGGCTCCGACCTCCCCTCCACCGGCACGCTGGAGACCTCGGACGGCATGCTCGACCAGTTGGTCAGCAACATCTCCTGGAGCCAGCGGGGCAACTTCCTGTCCATCCCCACCGACACCCCGGCCCGCGACGAGCGCCTGGGCTGGACGGGCGACATCAGCCTGTTCGCCCCGACAGCCAACTACCTCGTCGACACCCGCGCGTTCCTGTCCCACTGGATGACGGACGTCCGCAACTCCCAGCACGCCAACGGCGATCTGCCGGCGGTCGTGCCGACCCCCCAGGGCCAGTTCGCCGAGAGCGGCGTCGGCTGGTCCGACGTCATGATCACCGTGCCGTACCACGTGTGGCGCTCCTACGGTGACACCCGCATCCTGCGCGACAACTACCCCGCCATGCGCAGGTTCTTCCAGTTCGTGCGTGAGAGTGCCGGAGCGGACCTCCTGGAGCCCGGCCGCACCACGTTCTTCACCAACGACTGGCTGCATCTGGACGACCCCACCGAGCAGGGCGTCCTGGGCACCGCCTATTACGCCGAGAACGCCCGCATGATGGCGGAAACCGCCGACGCCCTGGGCGACGAGTCCGCGGCGTCCGACTACCGCAAGCTCTCCGCCGACATCCGCCACGCCTTCACCCGGGCCTACGTCTCGGCCGACGGCACCGTGCAGGGCAACTCCCAGACCGGATACGCCATGGCCCTGGGCATGGACCTCGTCGCGGACCCGGCGCTCGTCGGCAAGGTCGGCGAGAGGTTCGTGGCCAAGCTGGCCCTGACCGGCTACCACCTGCGCACCGGCTTCATCGGCACTCCGCTGCTGCTCCCCGCGCTGAGCCGGATCGGCCGCGACGACCTGGCCTACACGATGCTCCTGCACAAGGACTACCCGTCCTGGGGCTACGAGATCGAGAAGGGCGGCACCACCATGTGGGAGCGCTGGAACTCGATCATGCCCGACGGCGAATTCGGCCCCGTCGACATGAACTCCTTCAACCACTACGCGTACGGCGCCGTGGGTGACTGGATGTTCCAGAACATCGGTGGCCTCTCTGCCCTCGAGCCCGGCTACAAGCGCTCCCGGATCGCTCCCGTACCCGGCGGGAGCCTGACCAGGGGTTCCGGAAGCCTCCACACCGTCCACGGCCTGCTGTCGTCGCGCTGGACCAGCCGCAACAGCGTCTTCAGCCTGAGGGTGACGGTGCCGGTCAACACGGTCGCGGAAGTCCATGTCCCGGCCGGCACGCGCCGCGCGGTGACCGAGGGCGGCCGGCCGGCGGACAGGGCGGCGGGAGTCCGCTTCCTGCGTATGGAGGACGGGGCGGCCGTCTTCCAGGTCGGGTCGGGCACCTACGACTTCGTCGCCGGGGCCGATTCCCGCTAG
- a CDS encoding serine/threonine-protein kinase: MNIWEVPGYTGSLELGEGASGRVVLAVHEETGVPVAVKYLSESLRTRPGFVHDFRAEARLLGGLDSPYVAGLYEYVESPDGAAIVMELVDGVSLRSLLKREGPLDPEAALVILKGSLLGLADAHRIGVVHRDYKPENVLVTPGGCSKLVDFGIAVDAGTSSGVAGTPSYMAPEQWTGAPASPAADVYAATATFFECLTGHKPYLGDNIAELALQHVDAPVPAEEAPEAVRDLVRRGLAKNPDERPARAEDLVAELETAAGTAYGPGWEERGRGRLAALVALLPLLLPSSHEAPRSTTDTARTVLHRRPGLGRARSWLPGRPGLLVSAGAALLGVLLTLGIPFEPGTAAQQKAQALATTSARPGDSGAAPPAATASSPSPSITPTGSASVSPSPSLSSPSGPETTGPEEPPAPATSSGGQATTAPEGPATAATPTATTSTPPAAPSVKDVVVSAFRQTGPTSATATIGITTDGTGPVSITVSWFTGRTAGPLGTADGPSQTFERSGATQYTLTVDHTFQGLGCYWAVQATTTPGSADGGASQQLLTRRCDLR; this comes from the coding sequence ATGAACATATGGGAAGTGCCCGGATACACCGGGTCGCTCGAGCTCGGGGAAGGGGCGAGCGGGCGGGTCGTCCTGGCCGTCCACGAGGAGACCGGGGTTCCGGTCGCGGTGAAGTACCTCAGCGAGTCCCTGCGCACCCGGCCGGGCTTCGTGCACGACTTCCGGGCGGAGGCACGGCTGCTGGGCGGGCTGGACAGCCCGTACGTCGCCGGGTTGTACGAGTACGTGGAGAGCCCGGACGGCGCGGCCATCGTGATGGAACTGGTCGACGGCGTCTCGCTGCGTTCGCTGCTGAAGCGGGAGGGCCCGCTCGATCCCGAGGCCGCGCTCGTCATCCTCAAGGGATCGTTGCTCGGGCTGGCCGACGCGCACCGGATCGGCGTCGTCCACCGCGACTACAAGCCGGAGAACGTCCTCGTCACGCCGGGTGGGTGCTCGAAGCTGGTCGACTTCGGCATCGCGGTGGATGCGGGAACCAGCTCGGGTGTGGCCGGGACCCCCTCCTACATGGCCCCCGAGCAGTGGACCGGCGCTCCCGCCTCTCCCGCCGCCGATGTGTACGCGGCCACGGCCACCTTCTTCGAATGCCTCACGGGCCACAAGCCGTACCTGGGCGACAACATCGCCGAACTCGCGCTTCAGCACGTGGACGCACCCGTGCCGGCCGAGGAGGCCCCCGAGGCGGTGCGGGACCTGGTGCGCCGAGGCCTGGCCAAGAACCCTGACGAACGGCCCGCACGTGCCGAGGACCTCGTCGCGGAACTGGAGACCGCCGCCGGCACCGCCTACGGCCCCGGCTGGGAGGAACGCGGCCGGGGCCGGCTCGCCGCGCTGGTGGCCCTGCTGCCGCTGCTCCTTCCCTCGTCACACGAGGCCCCCCGGAGCACCACGGACACGGCGCGCACCGTCCTGCACCGCCGGCCGGGGCTCGGCCGGGCACGGTCCTGGCTGCCCGGTCGGCCGGGACTGCTCGTGTCCGCCGGCGCAGCGCTTCTCGGTGTCCTTCTGACCCTCGGGATCCCCTTCGAACCGGGGACCGCCGCGCAGCAGAAGGCGCAGGCCCTGGCCACCACCAGTGCCCGGCCCGGCGACAGCGGGGCCGCTCCGCCCGCCGCCACCGCCTCCTCGCCCTCTCCGTCCATCACGCCCACCGGGTCAGCGAGCGTGTCGCCGTCACCCTCCCTGTCGTCGCCCTCGGGCCCGGAGACCACCGGTCCGGAGGAGCCCCCGGCCCCCGCCACCTCTTCCGGCGGCCAGGCGACCACCGCACCGGAGGGTCCGGCCACCGCGGCAACGCCGACGGCCACCACCTCCACCCCACCTGCCGCACCCTCCGTCAAGGACGTCGTGGTGTCGGCCTTCCGGCAGACAGGTCCGACCAGCGCCACGGCCACCATCGGAATCACCACGGACGGCACCGGGCCGGTCTCGATCACGGTCTCCTGGTTCACCGGCCGCACGGCGGGCCCGCTGGGCACTGCGGACGGGCCGTCCCAGACCTTCGAGCGCAGCGGCGCCACCCAGTACACCCTCACCGTCGACCACACGTTCCAGGGCCTGGGCTGCTATTGGGCGGTTCAGGCCACCACCACCCCGGGCTCCGCCGACGGGGGCGCCTCGCAGCAGCTCCTCACGAGGCGGTGCGATCTCCGATGA
- a CDS encoding cryptochrome/photolyase family protein: MATAHWLFGDQLGPHFLTPGSGQGPDRGAPVVMIEARSVFRRRRFHRAKAHLVLSAMRHRAAELGERVTYVRVETYREGLRRAVGDAPVTVCHPTSYAALRLVRSLPGVRVLPARGFLVAHEEFAGWAEGLGGRLLQENFYRWVRERHDLLMDGGRPAGGRFNHDHDNREPPPRGATALDVPGPYRPREDDIDAEVREDLERWEREGVVRFVGRDGPRRFPATRREALSALRRFVAHRLPAFGPYEDAMLAGDPVMAHSLLSSSMNLGLLHPAECVERAERAWREGAVPVNSAEGFVRQVAGWREYVWQLYWHFGDDYRHGNALGHTRELPAYFTGLDADAVTARCLSGVLAQVRDTGWTHHIPRLMVLGSHALQRGWDPAAVTDWFHRCFVDGYDWVMLPNVVGMSQYADGGRMTTKPYTSGGAYIHRMSDLCEGCAYRPTQRTGARACPYTAGYWAFLHRHRHRLSGNARMRRAVQGLDRLADLDEVLRQEQRRGDGVP; this comes from the coding sequence ATGGCCACCGCGCACTGGCTCTTCGGCGACCAGCTCGGACCCCATTTCCTCACCCCCGGCAGTGGACAGGGCCCCGACCGCGGGGCGCCCGTGGTGATGATCGAGGCACGTTCGGTCTTCAGACGCAGACGATTTCACCGCGCCAAGGCCCATCTGGTGCTGTCGGCGATGCGGCACCGTGCGGCGGAGCTGGGTGAGCGGGTGACGTACGTGCGGGTGGAGACGTACCGCGAGGGCCTGCGCCGCGCCGTGGGCGACGCACCGGTGACCGTGTGCCACCCCACCTCCTACGCGGCGCTGCGACTGGTGCGCTCCCTGCCGGGAGTGCGGGTGCTGCCCGCCCGCGGTTTCCTGGTCGCGCACGAGGAGTTCGCCGGCTGGGCCGAGGGGCTCGGCGGACGGCTGCTCCAGGAGAACTTCTACCGCTGGGTGCGCGAACGGCACGACCTGCTGATGGACGGCGGTCGCCCGGCCGGGGGCCGGTTCAACCACGACCACGACAACCGCGAGCCCCCGCCGCGGGGCGCCACCGCACTGGACGTGCCGGGGCCGTACCGGCCGCGCGAGGACGACATCGACGCCGAGGTGCGGGAGGACCTCGAGCGGTGGGAGCGCGAGGGCGTGGTGCGGTTCGTCGGCCGGGACGGTCCCCGCCGTTTTCCCGCCACCCGGCGCGAGGCCCTGTCGGCGCTGCGCCGTTTCGTGGCGCACCGGCTGCCCGCTTTCGGGCCGTACGAGGACGCGATGCTGGCCGGTGACCCGGTGATGGCCCACAGTCTGCTGTCGTCCTCGATGAACCTGGGACTGCTGCACCCGGCCGAGTGCGTGGAGCGTGCCGAACGGGCCTGGCGTGAGGGCGCCGTTCCGGTGAACAGCGCCGAGGGGTTCGTACGCCAGGTCGCGGGATGGCGTGAGTACGTCTGGCAGTTGTACTGGCACTTCGGCGACGACTACCGGCACGGCAACGCCCTCGGGCACACACGGGAGTTGCCGGCCTACTTCACCGGACTCGACGCGGACGCGGTCACCGCTCGCTGTCTTTCCGGGGTGCTCGCCCAGGTCCGTGACACCGGGTGGACGCACCACATCCCCCGGCTGATGGTGCTGGGCAGCCACGCCCTGCAGCGCGGCTGGGACCCGGCCGCCGTCACCGACTGGTTCCACCGCTGCTTCGTCGACGGTTACGACTGGGTGATGCTGCCGAATGTGGTCGGCATGTCCCAGTACGCGGACGGCGGCCGGATGACCACCAAGCCGTACACCTCGGGCGGCGCCTACATCCACCGGATGAGCGACCTGTGCGAGGGCTGCGCCTACCGGCCGACCCAGCGCACCGGCGCTCGCGCATGCCCGTACACCGCCGGGTACTGGGCCTTCCTGCAC
- a CDS encoding peptidylprolyl isomerase has product MTIKVFFDITIDGVPAGRINMNLFDDVAPKTAENFRALATGEKGFGYKGSSFHRVIPEFMLQGGDFTRGDGTGGKSIYGEKFADENFTLKHTKPGQLSMANAGPNTNGSQFFITTIVTSWLDGKHVVFGEVADESSMELVRKIESYGSRSGRTSATITIADSGVL; this is encoded by the coding sequence ATGACTATCAAGGTTTTCTTCGACATCACCATCGACGGCGTTCCCGCCGGCCGGATCAACATGAACCTCTTCGACGACGTCGCCCCCAAGACCGCGGAGAACTTCCGCGCGCTCGCGACCGGCGAGAAGGGCTTCGGTTACAAGGGCTCGTCCTTCCACCGCGTCATCCCGGAGTTCATGCTCCAGGGCGGTGACTTCACCCGCGGCGACGGCACGGGCGGCAAGAGCATCTACGGCGAGAAGTTCGCCGATGAGAACTTCACGCTCAAGCACACCAAGCCGGGCCAGCTCTCCATGGCCAACGCCGGCCCGAACACCAACGGCTCGCAGTTCTTCATCACCACGATCGTGACGTCCTGGCTGGACGGCAAGCACGTCGTCTTCGGTGAGGTCGCCGACGAGAGCAGCATGGAGCTCGTACGCAAGATCGAGAGCTACGGCTCGCGGTCCGGCCGCACGTCGGCCACGATCACCATCGCCGACTCCGGCGTTCTCTGA